One part of the Glycine max cultivar Williams 82 chromosome 14, Glycine_max_v4.0, whole genome shotgun sequence genome encodes these proteins:
- the LOC102660473 gene encoding uncharacterized protein, with translation MTKEVIYDHNSTTPRLHFSSSPSSSTFFYLFQAAALAQALGNQNRGETAEAAKYQWLDYFQRNNPPAFNGGYNPDGAHNWIREIEKIFRVMACLEGKKVAFGTYTLVEEAEYWWENTCQCLEAKGQAVTWEIFKRVFLEKYFPEDVRNKKEMEFLELKQGNMTVVEYAAKFKEIMRYIPHYQGRDGESSKCVKFLNGLRPKVKQAMNYQGVFQFPLFVIMCRI, from the exons ATGACAAAGGAAGTGATCTACGATCACAACTCTACAACACCTCGGCTCCACTtttcctcttctccttcttcttctacattttTCTACTTATTTCAGGCTGCTG CCTTAGCTCAGGCTTTGGGGAATCAGAATAGGGGAGAAACTGCTGAAGCTGCTAAGTATCAATGGTTGGACTACTTCCAACGGAACAATCCACCCGCTTTCAATGGAGGATACAACCCTGATGGTGCTCATAATTGGATAAGGGAGATTGAGAAAATCTTTCGAGTGATGGCATGTCTAGAGGGGAAAAAGGTTGCTTTTGGTACATATACTCTGGTGGAAGAAGCTGAGTATTGGTGGGAAAACACTTGCCAATGCCTGGAGGCTAAAGGTCAAGCTGTGACTTGGGAAATCTTCAAGAGGGTATTTTTGGAGAAATACTTTCCTGAGGATGTTAGGAACAAGAAGGAGATGGAGTTCTTAGAGCTCAAGCAGGGGAACATGACTGTGGTTGAATATGCAGCCAAGTTTAAGGAAATTATGAGGTACATTCCTCACTATCAAGGAAGAGATGGTGAAAGTTCAAAGTGTGTGAAGTTTTTGAACGGCTTGCGGCCTAAGGTGAAACAAGCTATGAACTATCAAGGTGTCTTTCAGTTTCCACTTTTTGTGATCATGTGTCGGATTTAG